A part of Thalassoglobus sp. JC818 genomic DNA contains:
- a CDS encoding potassium transporter TrkG, translated as MKSNHPLSQAWNSRPTRHPQRAQFLRRCDSLAQVVGVAAILVGHGLRRSGQTSPEFGAVVIFAMALISFGIAVRFRWSLAQQSFSRRHLPTVAAAGVWGLGMILAIILGPILPDTNGTGLGGGRWWGMVHLSEIVLGLYSIAGMVQGIRRLAGNGVQPTFLLIGSFLVLITVGTVALMLPIARNPIPGTDDSGAPFSVALFTATSASCVTGLIVVDTPTYWSRFGQIVILNLFQVGGLGIMSFGAFFAVIAGRNVRLSEFATMRDLLASGNVGNFRRLVFAVLGTTFGVELLGAILLMPLWDHLPFGERCFMSLFHSVSAFCNAGFALTEDSFVGMSDRWEVSGIICTLIIVGGLGFSILYNLVAVGASKLRRVRKNGINRPTQPPIRLRLDTKLVVGTTFWLLFGGTVMILLLERTGSISDESFSVADAWFQSVTFRTAGFNTVDLGELQTSTKLIAVLLMIIGASPGSTGGGIKTIVFAVAVVGLLTVLRGREKVEAFGRTLSSTTVNRALVIVFVFMLTVMTATILLVIFERKPELFLDHLFEATSAVGTVGVSTTVTGEYGEVTSTTQSLSYPSRFVIVVAMFLGRIGPLTLLLALAGEGKSARYDYPVERVTLG; from the coding sequence ATGAAATCAAATCACCCGCTGTCACAAGCGTGGAATTCGCGACCGACTCGACATCCACAACGTGCGCAATTTCTTAGGCGATGCGATTCACTTGCTCAGGTCGTCGGCGTGGCTGCGATTCTGGTCGGCCATGGGCTGAGACGTTCAGGGCAGACATCTCCTGAATTCGGAGCTGTCGTGATTTTCGCAATGGCGCTGATTTCCTTCGGAATCGCCGTTCGCTTTCGCTGGAGCCTTGCTCAACAAAGCTTTTCCCGAAGACATCTCCCGACGGTGGCAGCCGCAGGTGTTTGGGGACTGGGGATGATCCTGGCCATCATCCTGGGCCCAATTCTTCCCGATACCAACGGGACAGGATTAGGCGGTGGCCGCTGGTGGGGGATGGTTCACCTGTCGGAGATCGTGCTTGGGCTTTACTCGATTGCCGGCATGGTTCAGGGAATCCGTCGACTCGCTGGGAATGGAGTGCAACCGACGTTTCTGCTGATTGGATCTTTCCTCGTGTTGATCACCGTGGGAACGGTAGCGCTCATGCTACCAATCGCTCGAAATCCGATCCCCGGCACCGATGACTCCGGCGCTCCGTTTAGTGTGGCCCTGTTCACAGCGACGAGTGCGAGTTGTGTGACCGGGTTGATCGTTGTTGATACACCGACGTATTGGAGCCGATTCGGTCAGATTGTCATTCTCAATCTGTTTCAAGTCGGTGGCTTGGGCATTATGTCCTTCGGGGCGTTCTTCGCTGTGATCGCTGGACGAAACGTTCGACTGAGCGAATTCGCGACGATGCGGGACCTACTTGCTTCGGGAAATGTGGGCAACTTCAGACGACTCGTCTTCGCTGTCCTCGGCACAACTTTCGGCGTCGAATTGCTCGGCGCGATTCTGCTGATGCCGTTGTGGGATCATCTCCCGTTCGGCGAACGATGCTTCATGAGCTTGTTCCATTCAGTGAGTGCGTTTTGCAATGCAGGGTTTGCCCTCACTGAAGACAGCTTCGTCGGGATGAGTGATCGATGGGAGGTCAGCGGGATCATTTGTACGTTGATCATCGTCGGCGGTCTCGGATTTTCCATTCTTTACAACCTTGTCGCTGTGGGAGCTTCCAAGTTGCGTCGGGTTAGGAAGAACGGAATCAATCGTCCCACACAACCACCAATTCGGCTGCGGCTGGATACGAAGTTAGTTGTCGGGACGACATTCTGGCTGCTCTTCGGCGGCACGGTGATGATTTTGCTTCTTGAAAGAACAGGCAGCATTTCCGATGAAAGTTTCTCTGTGGCTGATGCCTGGTTTCAATCGGTGACGTTTCGAACAGCTGGTTTCAATACGGTCGATTTGGGGGAACTTCAAACATCCACGAAGCTGATCGCCGTTCTGCTGATGATTATCGGAGCTTCTCCTGGATCTACTGGCGGCGGAATCAAAACGATCGTCTTTGCGGTCGCAGTCGTCGGGTTGCTGACCGTGCTGCGCGGACGAGAGAAGGTCGAAGCGTTCGGCAGAACTCTCTCCTCGACAACTGTGAATCGCGCTCTCGTGATTGTCTTTGTGTTCATGCTGACGGTCATGACAGCAACAATCTTGCTGGTGATCTTTGAACGCAAACCGGAATTGTTCCTGGATCACCTGTTCGAAGCGACCAGTGCCGTCGGGACGGTGGGAGTCTCGACAACCGTGACAGGGGAATACGGGGAAGTCACTTCAACTACCCAGTCGCTGTCTTATCCGTCGCGATTCGTCATTGTCGTCGCAATGTTTCTCGGCCGAATTGGACCGCTTACGTTACTCCTCGCACTCGCTGGTGAGGGTAAGAGTGCACGATACGACTATCCCGTCGAGCGGGTGACTTTAGGTTAA
- a CDS encoding Flp family type IVb pilin, protein MTNLAQSVKKFLVSEDGPTAVEYAVMLALIVIVCLTAIRAVGTNAASKFNQIKDQLT, encoded by the coding sequence ATGACTAACTTGGCTCAAAGCGTAAAGAAATTCCTGGTTTCTGAAGACGGTCCAACTGCTGTTGAATACGCAGTCATGCTCGCACTGATCGTCATCGTTTGTCTGACTGCAATTCGTGCAGTTGGTACCAACGCTGCTTCGAAGTTCAACCAAATCAAAGACCAACTCACATAG
- a CDS encoding pilus assembly protein N-terminal domain-containing protein, whose product MRKLTANSVQWIRKLSVLVALSCLATPVLAQPEPGIPGDQSVQPGEEIFQVTAPDSNIKLVHLDTRVIELSNRILVVDGFNADVLSVNALSPNRIRVHAEQPGVTTLKLIDEFDSIFKIEVFVEPDTRELQAYLKRLFPESAIEAIGLRDGVVLRGWVTDPTHIPQIIEVAEQFYPTVHPQMNVGGVSQVQLHVKVMEIQRSKMRDLGFNFAILGQDFALASTVGGIANLASLETPFGGPPTIGINGAESDLTFAVTGSNTVFQGFLKALQTEALAKVLAEPVLVTTSGRPASMLSGGEFPILVPQGVGAVSIDFKEFGIKMEAVPIVLGNGRLRLDIAPEVSDRDVSNSIVVDGISVPGLSVRRVNTQVEMRFGETLMIGGLISTTRIGSTQKIPFLGELPWIGAAFSRKDYRFGETELLILVTPQMVSPMGPHQVPSHGPGQHTDIPTDKELYFDGLLEVPLYGPECPDCGPYPGGLITPGHYQEVTPSDNTPIPALEPETAQSTQSKRFLQLVGAESDGSAARSVDRAEYQFSVEADRSGRIHHAGAESAIHSNSSASQQKAYATLPEGPESHGLIQPKK is encoded by the coding sequence ATGCGCAAGCTTACAGCCAATTCAGTTCAATGGATCCGAAAGCTTTCGGTCCTCGTCGCACTATCGTGCTTGGCCACTCCTGTGTTGGCTCAGCCAGAGCCGGGGATCCCTGGTGATCAGTCGGTGCAACCGGGAGAGGAAATCTTTCAGGTCACCGCTCCTGACTCCAACATCAAGCTCGTTCATCTTGACACACGTGTCATTGAACTGAGCAATCGGATTCTCGTCGTTGACGGTTTCAATGCCGACGTGTTGAGTGTCAACGCTCTTTCACCAAACCGGATTCGCGTCCATGCTGAGCAGCCCGGTGTCACAACACTGAAGCTCATCGACGAATTCGATTCGATCTTCAAGATTGAAGTCTTCGTCGAGCCAGATACTCGCGAACTTCAGGCTTATCTGAAGCGACTCTTCCCGGAATCAGCGATTGAAGCCATCGGCCTTCGCGACGGCGTTGTCCTTCGTGGCTGGGTGACTGATCCAACGCACATCCCGCAAATCATCGAAGTTGCCGAACAGTTCTATCCAACTGTGCATCCTCAAATGAACGTCGGCGGTGTCAGCCAGGTTCAGCTGCACGTCAAAGTGATGGAAATTCAGCGTTCGAAGATGCGAGACCTCGGGTTCAACTTCGCAATCCTCGGACAGGATTTCGCACTCGCCAGCACGGTCGGGGGCATTGCAAACCTCGCTTCTCTGGAAACACCATTCGGTGGTCCACCGACCATCGGAATCAACGGAGCTGAGAGTGATCTCACCTTCGCTGTGACTGGCAGCAACACAGTTTTCCAGGGATTCTTGAAAGCACTTCAAACAGAAGCCCTCGCGAAAGTTCTGGCAGAACCGGTACTTGTGACAACAAGTGGACGCCCTGCTTCGATGCTCTCCGGTGGTGAATTCCCGATCCTGGTTCCTCAAGGTGTCGGTGCTGTTTCGATCGACTTCAAAGAGTTCGGTATCAAAATGGAAGCAGTTCCGATCGTTCTCGGCAACGGCCGCCTGCGACTCGACATTGCTCCTGAAGTCAGTGACCGCGACGTGAGCAACTCAATTGTCGTCGATGGAATCAGCGTCCCAGGATTGTCTGTTCGCCGCGTGAACACTCAAGTGGAAATGCGATTCGGCGAAACCCTGATGATCGGTGGTCTCATTTCGACGACACGCATCGGATCGACTCAGAAGATTCCGTTCCTCGGCGAACTTCCATGGATCGGTGCTGCCTTCAGCCGCAAAGACTACCGCTTCGGTGAAACAGAACTGTTGATCCTCGTGACACCACAAATGGTCTCACCAATGGGACCACATCAGGTGCCATCACACGGACCTGGACAGCACACAGACATCCCAACGGACAAAGAATTGTACTTCGACGGACTCCTCGAAGTTCCTCTGTACGGTCCTGAATGTCCCGATTGTGGCCCATATCCTGGAGGACTCATCACTCCCGGCCACTATCAGGAAGTGACTCCAAGCGACAACACTCCAATTCCTGCCCTCGAGCCAGAAACTGCTCAAAGCACACAATCCAAACGATTTCTGCAACTGGTTGGTGCTGAAAGCGATGGATCGGCAGCTCGATCTGTCGACCGGGCAGAGTATCAATTTTCTGTCGAAGCGGATCGTTCTGGTCGTATCCATCATGCAGGGGCAGAATCAGCAATTCATTCCAACTCCTCAGCCAGTCAGCAGAAAGCATATGCAACACTACCTGAGGGGCCAGAATCGCATGGTCTAATCCAGCCAAAGAAGTAA
- a CDS encoding prolyl oligopeptidase family serine peptidase gives MIHKLPAGQTVYVGFLVASQFLISSFVSVSLADGPQDNSVESVRPVPPPGIELSEEQRQALATQLSKVKVAFSELQSSKNTRTQELLPDVEVLIRAVHEALSLNSFYQERDLKNAHQLLDLASERIVELQNGTASWTTAKGQVIRGFRSGLDGTVQPYGLEIADNYDTQHIVPARCDIWFHGRGERSLELQFLSQRLRQPGQYPPETGIVLHPFGRYSNAFKFAGEVDVLEALEHVKQEYSIDPDRISVRGFSMGGAACWQFAVHYADQWFAANPGAGFSETPDFLKTFQGETLNPPWYEEKLWRMYDCNLVAKNLMQVPTIAYSGEIDRQKQAADIMEAACEAVGIDLVHVIGPDTEHKIHPDSNQLMRVALDSLAEHGRERFPNQVHLTTYTLKYNRMGWLSLLGLKEHWEKSTIDGQYEIDSKQNASQINIETSGVTEFQIDFPPGWSPFQQGSEVSIVIDGQSLPTTHPRSDWSFSSCYRLDGDQWTNVTPDETSSAKHSTTISKQPGLQGPIDDAFMSPFLFVLPTGTDENASVEEWVKEESEHAIHEWRRQMRGDVRIRKDVDVTEEDYAQYNLILWGTPNSNSLISELMPQLPIGWGESGIQIGDESYAAAEHALTMIAPNPKNPSRYIVLNSGFTYREYDYLNNARQTPKLPDWAVIDTRTKPNARWPGQIVAADFFDEQWSLKKGD, from the coding sequence ATGATTCACAAACTTCCCGCCGGACAGACGGTTTATGTTGGCTTCCTTGTTGCCAGCCAGTTTCTGATCAGTTCATTTGTGAGTGTCTCGCTCGCAGATGGCCCGCAAGACAATTCAGTCGAATCCGTCCGTCCTGTCCCTCCGCCAGGAATTGAGCTTTCGGAGGAACAACGTCAAGCACTGGCCACTCAGTTGTCAAAAGTCAAAGTAGCCTTCAGTGAGTTGCAAAGCTCTAAGAATACGCGGACTCAAGAACTTCTTCCCGACGTTGAAGTCTTAATTCGTGCTGTTCATGAAGCTTTATCGCTGAACTCATTCTATCAGGAACGAGACCTCAAGAACGCCCACCAGCTCCTCGATCTCGCATCCGAGCGCATTGTCGAACTTCAAAACGGAACCGCAAGTTGGACCACCGCCAAAGGACAGGTCATTCGCGGATTTCGCTCCGGTCTCGACGGAACTGTTCAGCCTTATGGGCTGGAAATCGCTGACAACTACGATACGCAGCACATTGTTCCGGCACGCTGCGATATCTGGTTTCACGGTCGCGGAGAACGATCACTGGAATTGCAGTTCCTCTCTCAACGCCTTCGACAACCGGGACAATATCCTCCGGAAACCGGAATCGTTCTGCACCCGTTCGGACGTTACTCCAATGCGTTCAAGTTCGCTGGAGAGGTCGATGTCCTTGAGGCTCTCGAACATGTCAAACAAGAATACTCCATCGACCCCGACCGGATTTCTGTTCGAGGTTTCTCCATGGGAGGAGCAGCTTGCTGGCAATTCGCAGTCCATTACGCTGACCAATGGTTCGCTGCCAATCCCGGAGCTGGCTTCTCAGAAACGCCAGACTTTCTCAAGACCTTTCAAGGGGAAACGCTAAATCCACCCTGGTATGAAGAGAAGCTTTGGAGAATGTACGACTGTAACCTCGTCGCGAAAAATCTCATGCAGGTTCCGACGATTGCTTACAGCGGTGAGATCGATCGACAAAAGCAAGCGGCAGACATCATGGAAGCGGCTTGCGAAGCGGTCGGGATCGATCTTGTTCACGTGATCGGACCGGACACCGAGCACAAGATTCATCCGGACTCCAACCAATTGATGCGCGTCGCTCTGGATTCACTTGCTGAACATGGACGGGAACGATTTCCCAATCAGGTGCATTTGACAACATATACGTTGAAGTACAACCGCATGGGGTGGCTCTCTTTGCTTGGACTGAAGGAGCACTGGGAAAAGAGCACGATCGACGGGCAGTACGAAATCGACAGCAAACAGAATGCGTCGCAGATCAACATCGAGACATCGGGAGTCACGGAGTTTCAAATCGACTTTCCGCCCGGATGGTCCCCGTTCCAACAGGGGAGCGAGGTCTCGATTGTCATTGATGGGCAATCCCTCCCAACGACTCACCCGCGATCCGACTGGTCGTTCTCAAGTTGCTATCGGCTTGACGGCGATCAATGGACGAACGTCACACCCGATGAAACTTCTTCTGCTAAACATTCGACAACCATCAGCAAACAACCCGGACTGCAAGGCCCCATCGACGATGCCTTCATGAGTCCATTCCTGTTCGTCCTGCCAACCGGAACGGATGAGAACGCGTCGGTCGAAGAGTGGGTGAAAGAAGAATCAGAACATGCGATTCACGAATGGCGAAGACAGATGCGTGGGGATGTTCGAATTCGGAAAGATGTCGACGTCACCGAAGAAGACTACGCTCAGTACAACCTCATTCTCTGGGGAACGCCAAATTCAAATTCCCTCATCAGCGAGTTGATGCCGCAACTTCCGATCGGATGGGGAGAGTCAGGAATTCAGATCGGCGACGAAAGCTACGCCGCAGCTGAACACGCACTGACGATGATTGCCCCCAATCCGAAGAACCCCAGCAGATACATCGTCTTGAACAGTGGATTCACGTATCGGGAATACGACTATCTCAACAATGCCCGTCAAACTCCGAAACTCCCGGACTGGGCTGTGATCGATACACGTACGAAGCCGAATGCACGCTGGCCGGGACAAATTGTCGCTGCTGACTTTTTCGACGAACAGTGGTCATTGAAGAAAGGCGACTAA
- a CDS encoding prepilin peptidase, producing MDWQTLLLENWHVKLVCVILIVAAYIDGKQLKVPNWITFPMVFTGLAYSAWVGGIDGLGAGLWGMTVGLLTLLPLYAVGGMGAGDVKLMAGIGAWLGATVTWHVFIATVVVGAVMAIIMVLWKRAWDKHYGNFLMIIMEFLTVKDPRKLSEIAAERKPRMLLLPYGIPICIGSIGYFVYAGMIY from the coding sequence ATGGATTGGCAAACACTTCTCCTCGAAAACTGGCATGTGAAGCTGGTTTGCGTCATTCTGATCGTTGCTGCATACATTGATGGAAAACAACTGAAGGTCCCAAACTGGATCACCTTCCCAATGGTCTTCACCGGATTGGCCTACAGCGCCTGGGTCGGTGGAATCGATGGCCTCGGAGCCGGACTGTGGGGAATGACAGTGGGACTCTTGACCTTGCTGCCACTCTATGCCGTGGGCGGGATGGGAGCCGGCGATGTTAAGCTGATGGCCGGAATCGGAGCCTGGTTGGGCGCGACGGTCACCTGGCATGTCTTCATCGCGACCGTGGTCGTCGGAGCTGTGATGGCGATCATCATGGTTCTGTGGAAACGAGCCTGGGACAAGCACTACGGAAACTTCCTGATGATCATCATGGAATTTCTGACAGTCAAAGACCCTCGCAAGTTGTCTGAGATCGCTGCTGAGCGAAAGCCACGCATGCTTCTTTTGCCTTACGGAATTCCGATCTGCATCGGATCAATCGGGTACTTCGTGTACGCCGGAATGATTTACTAA
- the cpaB gene encoding Flp pilus assembly protein CpaB produces MKPKTLMLLTVAGGCGLVAMLAVQQAMQGGKTEQVETIDVLVALEAVETGAVLTEDKVTFQARSIDTVPEDAILTREQFAERGARVPLFAGDIVTMSKLTEPGGVGNSMKIPKGMRVVTIPVTETNTHSNLVSPGDRVDVLVTYQARNSRGPAQTKTKTLLEYVEVFATGAKTQDRAEVNEQGGRTNHVSLLLMPQQVNYVKLAESKGNLSLSWRHRLDDEFVQIKDIDEDLLEELEGTMGINERPLYADQYLSNADENLFDIDEVVEPVHEVEEVNNLLAAVEEPAVVAPVIEEPEVVPPVKETPKWTLHVYNGRDAIPHEFELPEEAVEVAPESGSLADAVRSLWGGQPNGTDAGQETTPPAAQTTN; encoded by the coding sequence ATGAAACCCAAGACACTCATGTTACTGACCGTGGCAGGAGGATGCGGCTTAGTCGCCATGTTGGCCGTTCAACAGGCGATGCAAGGTGGCAAGACCGAACAGGTCGAAACCATTGACGTCCTCGTTGCCCTGGAAGCCGTTGAAACCGGGGCGGTTCTGACCGAAGACAAAGTGACATTCCAAGCACGTAGTATTGATACTGTTCCTGAAGACGCCATTTTGACTCGGGAACAATTCGCCGAACGAGGAGCACGTGTTCCGCTCTTCGCCGGGGATATTGTGACTATGTCCAAACTGACTGAACCGGGTGGCGTCGGCAACTCAATGAAGATTCCGAAGGGAATGCGAGTTGTCACGATTCCTGTGACCGAAACCAACACCCACAGTAACCTTGTGTCTCCCGGAGACCGTGTTGACGTTCTCGTGACCTACCAGGCACGTAATTCACGCGGCCCAGCACAAACCAAAACCAAAACTCTGCTCGAATACGTCGAAGTCTTCGCGACTGGCGCCAAGACTCAGGATCGTGCAGAAGTCAACGAACAAGGCGGACGGACGAACCACGTTTCGCTCCTGTTGATGCCACAACAAGTCAACTATGTGAAGCTGGCGGAAAGCAAAGGGAACCTGAGCTTGTCCTGGCGACACCGACTCGATGACGAATTCGTGCAGATCAAAGACATTGACGAAGACCTGCTGGAAGAGCTCGAAGGCACGATGGGGATCAACGAACGGCCACTTTATGCCGATCAGTACCTGTCCAATGCCGACGAGAACCTGTTTGATATTGACGAAGTCGTCGAACCTGTTCATGAAGTCGAAGAAGTCAACAATCTCTTAGCCGCCGTAGAAGAACCTGCTGTCGTTGCACCAGTGATTGAAGAGCCAGAAGTCGTTCCACCAGTCAAAGAGACTCCTAAGTGGACGCTTCATGTTTATAACGGAAGAGATGCGATTCCTCATGAGTTTGAACTCCCTGAGGAAGCAGTGGAAGTCGCTCCAGAATCCGGATCACTCGCTGACGCGGTGCGATCACTCTGGGGGGGGCAACCTAACGGAACGGATGCGGGACAGGAGACAACTCCGCCAGCAGCTCAAACAACCAACTAG
- a CDS encoding TrkA family potassium uptake protein translates to MRKAAVIGLGRFGMALAKDLAASGVQVIALDRDGRLVNEVKDFVDLAVRADGTDQAVLQSQEIDKVDVCVVAIGEQFEAALLATVIAKQFGIPEVICRAQTTFHAEIFKKIGADRVIQPEQQAGEHLARQLANPQLIDFIQLADQFTLLEFPVPKQFQGKTIAELALRNKYHVNLVVIRRLISSSTEEGEEKKFRTVFPRPDEALQAEDILVVVGSDEALSRLPRE, encoded by the coding sequence ATGCGAAAAGCAGCCGTCATTGGACTCGGACGATTTGGAATGGCGCTGGCGAAAGATCTGGCTGCCTCAGGTGTGCAGGTGATTGCTCTCGACCGCGACGGGAGGCTCGTCAACGAAGTGAAAGACTTCGTCGATCTCGCCGTCCGTGCGGATGGGACCGATCAAGCTGTCCTTCAAAGCCAGGAAATCGACAAAGTCGATGTGTGCGTGGTAGCGATCGGCGAGCAATTTGAAGCAGCTCTGCTCGCGACCGTCATCGCCAAGCAATTCGGAATTCCCGAAGTGATCTGTCGAGCGCAAACGACGTTCCATGCAGAGATCTTCAAGAAGATCGGAGCGGACCGCGTCATTCAGCCGGAACAGCAAGCTGGCGAACATCTCGCTCGGCAACTTGCCAACCCGCAGCTGATTGATTTCATTCAGCTGGCAGACCAGTTCACTCTCCTGGAGTTTCCTGTTCCGAAGCAGTTTCAAGGAAAGACGATCGCTGAACTCGCGCTTCGTAATAAGTATCACGTTAACCTGGTTGTCATCCGCCGACTCATTTCTTCATCGACGGAGGAAGGTGAAGAGAAGAAATTCCGAACAGTCTTTCCTCGTCCCGATGAAGCTTTGCAGGCTGAGGACATTCTCGTTGTCGTTGGAAGCGATGAAGCGCTTTCACGACTGCCTCGTGAATAA
- a CDS encoding response regulator, with the protein MNNVVRLAIVDPRDGSRTTIKNLLLGIDSVWLEAECSRYEFFSDIITQTQPDIALIALDADPQQGLATIAEVRQESPECHVLVVSSSQEGSLILQAMRNGAKEFLHSPLNLDDFMAALDRIQNVSGNRDGKSKSTRVLTVIGASGGVGCTSLAVNLGCALASNVENSVAIIDLDLALGDADVWLDIIPDYTILDVAENISRLDFSMLKRSLTQHASGAFLLPRPVHMDHSAPLTPDELRRVIALLKATFTHLIIDVSKSFSQLDMAAMEIADQIMVVTQLDLPCLRNVVRINQFLDEHELSSKVQIVVNRVGLGESQISLNKALDTIGREVFWQIPNEYAAIIESRNNGVPLMTEFPKAKITKAIEQLAQKIDESLNGDGAPKPPEKKKSGLFSFLK; encoded by the coding sequence ATGAACAATGTTGTCAGATTGGCGATTGTCGATCCCAGAGATGGATCGAGAACGACAATCAAGAACCTGCTGTTAGGAATTGATTCGGTCTGGCTTGAGGCTGAGTGCTCCCGCTACGAGTTCTTTTCAGACATCATCACCCAAACGCAACCTGACATCGCTTTGATCGCACTCGACGCTGATCCCCAACAGGGGCTGGCGACGATCGCGGAAGTGCGACAAGAGTCGCCCGAGTGTCATGTGCTGGTGGTGAGCAGTTCTCAAGAAGGCAGCCTGATTCTGCAGGCGATGAGAAATGGAGCTAAAGAGTTTCTCCATTCTCCTCTCAATCTCGACGACTTCATGGCGGCTCTGGACCGGATTCAGAACGTTAGTGGAAACCGAGATGGAAAATCGAAGTCAACTCGCGTTTTGACCGTCATTGGAGCGAGCGGTGGAGTGGGCTGTACCTCTCTCGCTGTCAATCTGGGATGTGCACTGGCGAGCAACGTTGAAAACAGTGTCGCGATTATCGATCTCGATCTCGCACTCGGCGATGCTGACGTCTGGCTCGATATTATTCCCGATTACACAATCCTCGACGTCGCCGAAAACATCAGCCGTCTCGATTTTTCCATGTTGAAGCGGTCGCTGACACAACATGCGAGCGGAGCGTTCTTGCTCCCACGTCCTGTGCATATGGATCACAGTGCTCCACTGACTCCGGACGAACTGCGCCGAGTGATCGCGCTGCTGAAAGCAACGTTCACACACCTCATCATCGACGTCAGCAAATCATTCTCGCAGCTAGACATGGCTGCTATGGAGATTGCCGATCAGATCATGGTGGTGACACAGCTCGACCTGCCCTGCCTTCGCAACGTGGTGCGGATCAACCAGTTTCTCGACGAGCATGAACTCTCTTCAAAGGTCCAAATTGTCGTCAATCGCGTGGGGCTCGGGGAATCTCAGATCAGTCTGAACAAAGCCCTCGACACCATCGGACGCGAAGTCTTCTGGCAGATTCCCAACGAATACGCCGCGATTATTGAGTCGCGAAACAACGGCGTACCGCTTATGACCGAGTTTCCGAAAGCCAAAATCACCAAGGCCATCGAGCAACTGGCTCAGAAGATCGATGAATCGCTCAACGGTGACGGGGCTCCGAAACCACCCGAGAAGAAAAAGAGCGGCCTGTTTAGCTTCCTCAAATAG
- the pyrH gene encoding UMP kinase, with protein MSEKPHFHRVILKLSGESFCRERESGISMTEVSEISEEIKSVHETGTQVAIVCGGGNILRGKQFSEVSAAIHASTAHYMGMLATVINALALQDALENIGVPTRVQSAIRMEGVAEPFIRRRCLRHLEKGRVVILAAGTGSPFVTTDTAAALRARELGADILMKATKVDGVYSEDPEKNEHAVRYSEITFQNVLNQNLQVMDAQAIHHCMEHNIPILVFNFGQSGNILRAVQGKKIGTIVENG; from the coding sequence ATGTCTGAAAAACCGCACTTTCACCGAGTGATTCTCAAGCTGTCCGGAGAAAGCTTTTGCCGCGAGCGCGAAAGCGGAATCAGCATGACCGAAGTCAGCGAGATTTCGGAAGAGATCAAATCCGTTCACGAGACCGGCACTCAAGTCGCCATCGTTTGTGGTGGAGGCAACATCCTCCGTGGAAAACAATTCTCTGAAGTCAGCGCTGCGATCCATGCTTCGACCGCCCATTACATGGGAATGCTGGCGACCGTCATCAACGCTCTCGCATTGCAGGATGCACTCGAAAACATCGGCGTTCCGACTCGTGTCCAGTCAGCGATCCGCATGGAAGGCGTTGCCGAACCCTTTATTCGCCGACGCTGTTTGCGCCACCTCGAAAAAGGACGCGTGGTCATCCTGGCAGCCGGCACCGGAAGTCCGTTCGTTACTACAGACACAGCCGCCGCACTTCGAGCTCGTGAGCTTGGAGCAGACATTCTCATGAAAGCGACCAAGGTCGACGGCGTCTACTCAGAAGATCCGGAGAAGAACGAGCACGCCGTTCGATATTCCGAAATCACGTTCCAAAACGTGCTGAATCAAAATTTGCAGGTGATGGATGCACAAGCCATTCACCACTGCATGGAACACAACATCCCGATTCTCGTCTTCAACTTCGGTCAGTCGGGTAACATCCTGCGAGCGGTCCAAGGCAAAAAGATCGGAACCATCGTCGAGAACGGCTAA
- a CDS encoding DUF1844 domain-containing protein, protein MSNPSDSDKPQTDKPQIEVVSDEDWKDRVKAEDAKLDAGRDETAEVEASAAAADGDEIDEADFPPATFTTLVQMFATQAFAAMGMIPGPDGKPSKDLRIAKHLIDLLGVLEKKTEGQLDDEEGQLLEQALHELRMIYVSASSSGQKPSA, encoded by the coding sequence ATGTCAAACCCTTCTGATTCTGATAAGCCTCAAACCGACAAGCCGCAGATCGAAGTGGTTTCTGACGAGGATTGGAAAGATCGAGTGAAAGCTGAGGATGCGAAACTCGATGCTGGCCGAGATGAGACCGCTGAAGTTGAAGCAAGCGCGGCCGCTGCTGATGGAGATGAAATCGACGAAGCAGACTTTCCACCAGCGACGTTCACGACACTTGTGCAGATGTTCGCGACGCAAGCATTCGCAGCGATGGGAATGATCCCCGGACCGGACGGCAAGCCGAGCAAAGATCTTCGTATCGCAAAGCACCTGATCGATCTTCTCGGAGTTCTGGAGAAGAAGACGGAAGGCCAACTGGACGACGAAGAAGGGCAACTTCTCGAACAAGCACTTCACGAATTGCGTATGATTTATGTCAGTGCTTCCTCGTCGGGGCAAAAGCCGTCTGCTTGA